The following coding sequences are from one Lolium rigidum isolate FL_2022 chromosome 6, APGP_CSIRO_Lrig_0.1, whole genome shotgun sequence window:
- the LOC124662214 gene encoding uncharacterized protein LOC124662214 codes for MARLILFLLVLALAASYSRHGGAAFAAGWDDDDLPQRQKAMKEALGVMSSYKHERDPAEPVQRAMAFMNAELEHLRPIAKAVHNMPENTPAEIRAKEEARAASHELLTRHLSKLLPGGSVKITDDLTASKTKKKSIAPAAASVLIPAAAGIADAEVANTIPATTDAEMEEAEIADNDDSAGAAHGQASGQTLKHGWAFWLVSPQVGARRQVASERTVYTFSTVDEFWSLYNSILHPSKLGVGADLYCLKDKIEPKLGDPICANGGKWTISCGKGKSDTLWVHTLLPLIGGRFEYGDEICGAVLSVRRTQEMIAVWTKDSANEPAQKIISNQWKEFMDYKDSIEFIVHDSGAPVQCWSTKFPQDLFGIIYDRVPDPRSRVRFAAVCRSWFATASQHPAPPALPWMLLLPRDGDKMKRLYCHEENQILRVLALRGFKDHWFIGCHEGGWVATYDPGPFKIVNLFSGFEVALSEKQKWIPRSGRLCKTMIWNIIFSKPPTSSDCILAAITDVSPLALCRVGCPDGGWTTQERRYSVGLADITFWNGELYGLTREFFELVKLEIGINKDGAPVVTSVNRPVVTTEHQARPAWYIDVDVSYIFELNGKLGMAVKFPWSPNFRPYFKVFNLVHTNAGERMAGTFKWEEVTSLGDFALFLGPNCSRAVHVPEHRHGGVQRNRIYYIHRSCLGRNVVPEDDLVFLAISNNDGDPVYFKEDDHDGVDMIRAVGYYARRGPYPPMWLLPPYF; via the exons TCATGAACGCCGAGCTCGAGCACCTGCGGCCCATCGCCAAGGCCGTCCACAACATGCCCGAGAACACCCCCGCCGAGATCCGCGCCAAGGAGGAGGCCCGCGCCGCCTCCCACGAGCTGCTCACTCGCCACCTTAGCAAGCTCCTCCCCGGCGGCTCCGTCAAGATCACCGACGATCT TACCGCttcaaagacaaaaaaaaaaagtatcgcTCCGGCGGCTGCGAGTGTTctcatccccgccgccgccggcattgCCGACGCCGAGGTCGCCAACACGATCCCCGCGACCACCGACGCGGAGATGGAGGAGGCAGAGATCGCCGACAACGACGACTCAGCCGGCGCCGCGCACGGGCAGGCTAGCGGCCAAACGCTCAAGCACGGCTGGGCCTTCTGGCTCGTCAGCCCGCAGGTGGGGGCCAGGAGGCAGGTCGCCTCGGAGAGGACCGTCTACACCTTCTCCACCGTCGACGAATTCTGGAG CCTTTACAACAGTATCCTTCACCCCAGCAAATTGGGTGTGGGAGCTGACCTGTACTGCCTCAAGGATAAGATTGAGCCGAAATTGGGAGACCCCATTTGTGCAAATGGAGGTAAATGGACCATCAGTTGCGGCAAAGGGAAATCTGACACATTGTGGGTGCATACA TTACTGCCATTGATTGGTGGACGATTCGAATATGGGGATGAAATTTGTGGAGCAGTCCTCAGCGTGCGTCGGACACAGGAGATGATAGCTGTATGGACTAAAGATTCTGCTAATGAACCTGCTCAG AAAATCATCAGCAATCAGTGGAAGGAAttcatggattacaaggactctaTTGAGTTTATTGTTCATGATAGTGGAGCGCCGGTACAATGCTGGTCTACCAAGTTTCCCCAGGATCTCTTTGGTATCATCTACGACAGGGTGCCGGATCCGCGCAGCCGTGTGCGTTTTGCTGCTGTCTGCAGGTCGTGGTTTGCTACAGCTTCACAGCATCCCGCGCCGCCCGCACTCCCGTGGATGCTCCTCTTGCCACGTGATGGCGACAAGATGAAGCGCCTTTACTGTCATGAGGAAAACCAGATCCTGCGTGTCCTGGCCCTGAGAGGTTTCAAAGACCACTGGTTCATTGGCTGTCACGAAGGTGGCTGGGTTGCCACATATGATCCGGGCCCTTTCAAAATCGTTAACCTCTTCTCAGGCTTTGAGGTGGCGCTCTCCGAGAAGCAGAAGTGGATTCCCCGCTCTGGTCGCCTTTGCAAAACGATGATTTGGAATATCATCTTCTCCAAACCACCCACTTCGAGCGACTGCATCCTCGCCGCCATCACGGATGTTTCTCCTCTTGCGCTCTGTAGGGTTGGCTGTCCAGATGGTGGGTGGACGACACAAGAACGACGATACAGTGTCGGGCTTGCGGATATCACCTTCTGGAATGGTGAGCTCTATGGCCTCACGCGAGAGTTCTTTGAACTTGTCAAGTTGGAGATCGGTATAAACAAAGATGGCGCGCCAGTGGTCACGAGTGTCAATCGGCCAGTGGTCACCACGGAACACCAGGCGCGTCCTGCCTGGTACATCGATGTGGATGTCAGCTACATTTTTGAACTGAATGGCAAGCTTGGGATGGCTGTGAAGTTTCCGTGGTCACCCAACTTCAGACCTTACTTCAAGGTGTTTAACCTCGTTCACACCAACGCTGGCGAGAGGATGGCAGGCACGTTCAAATGGGAGGAGGTGACAAGCTTGGGTGACTTTGCCCTATTTTTGGGTCCAAATTGCTCCAGGGCTGTGCACGTGCCGGAGCACAGGCATGGCGGCGTGCAGAGAAACCGCATCTACTACATCCACCGTAGTTGCTTAGGGAGGAACGTGGTCCCAGAGGATGACCTGGTGTTCTTGGCAATCTCGAACAACGATGGCGACCCTGTgtacttcaaggaagatgaccatGATGGCGTGGATATGATCAGGGCGGTAGGATACTACGCGAGGAGAGGCCCTTATCCTCCCATGTGGCTTCTCCCTCCATATTTTTAG
- the LOC124660073 gene encoding uncharacterized protein LOC124660073 produces the protein MARQHLVVLLAALVALCAFAAAVDGAGVKGSAGPPPRAPPNTKMIRPGKRNQVSSCDNAKDHVKPCNATCPNRCADECFVQCSPDEALNCKTFCLCDFYGVCGDPRFMGADGNDFYFHGKKDQDFCIVSDTDLHINTHFIGKTNPTMTRDFTWIQALGILFADHRLYMGAQKTIKWDDNVDRLELTFDGMPIEIPAEVDGHWQSTEVPALTIRRTSTANGLRVQLKGVFDIIAKVVPITKKDSLIHNYGVTEDDCLAHFDLGFRFYDLTDDVHGVLGQTYRTDYVNKLSVSANMPVMSGASTYVSSDIFATDCKVARFGRHAGISMVTGQAN, from the exons ATGGCTCGGCAGCATCTCGTGGTACTGCTCGCCGCTTTGGTGGCCTTGTGCGCCTTCGCAGCCGCTGTGGACGGTGCCGGCGTGAAGGGCTCAGCGGGACCGCCGCCGAGAGCGCCACCCAACACCAAGATGATCCGCCCGGGAAAGAGGAACCAGGTGTCCAGCTGTGACAACGCCAAGGACCACGTCAAACCTTGCAACGCCACCTGCCCCAACCGCTGCGCCGACGAGTGCTTCGTCCAATGCTCACCAGACGAGGCTCTGAACTGCAAGACCTTCTGCC TGTGCGATTTCTACGGTGTCTGCGGAGACCCGCGGTTCATGGGCGCCGACGGCAACGACTTTTACTTCCATGGCAAGAAGGACCAGGACTTCTGCATCGTCTCCGATACCGACCTCCACATCAACACCCACTTCATCGGCAAGACCAACCCTACCATGACCCGCGACTTCACATGGATCCAGGCTCTCGGAATCCTCTTCGCGGACCACCGCCTGTACATGGGCGCCCAGAAGACCATCAAGTGGGATGACAATGTTGACCGCCTCGAACTCACCTTCGACGGCATGCCCATCGAAATCCCTGCCGAGGTTGACGGACATTGGCAATCAACAGAAGTGCCCGCATTGACCATCAGGAGGACCTCCACCGCCAACGGCCTCAGGGTCCAGCTCAAGGGAGTGTTCGACATCATCGCCAAGGTGGTGCCCATCACGAAGAAGGACTCCCTCATCCACAACTATGGAGTGACTGAGGACGACTGCCTCGCCCACTTTGACCTCGGGTTCAGGTTCTATGACTTAACCGATGATGTGCACGGTGTGCTCGGTCAGACCTACCGCACTGACTACGTTAACAAGCTTAGCGTGAGCGCCAACATGCCAGTTATGAGTGGTGCATCTACCTACGTTTCTTCCGACATCTTCGCAACCGACTGCAAGGTCGCTAGGTTCGGCCGCCACGCCGGAATCTCCATGGTTACTGGTCAGGCTAACTAA
- the LOC124659944 gene encoding uncharacterized protein LOC124659944 gives MARQQLVVAVFAALVGMCVFAAAVDAAGTTLPPPSKFGKRDQQLTCKGDKNSQYCEGTCPIKCPGKCLVLCPGCKTYCECDLFPGTSCGDPRFTGADGNNFYFHGKKDQNFCVVSDAGLHINAHFIGKRNPAMRRDFTWIQALGIRFADHRLYMGAQKTVMWDDEVDRLELTFDGMQVDIPTEIDETWQPTTVSALTVTRTSMTNRIKVELKGVFNIHASVVPITVEDSIIHNYGVTEDDSLAHFDLGFKFYDLTDDVHGVLGQTYRTDYVNKLSVSANMPIMGGAPNYVTSDIFATDCKVARFGHQAGISMVTTRAS, from the exons ATGGCCCGGCAGCAGCTGGTTGTGGCAGTGTTCGCCGCTTTGGTGGGCATGTGCGTCTTCGCTGCCGCCGTTGACGCCGCCGGCACAACTTTGCCGCCCCCGTCGAAGTTCGGGAAGAGGGACCAACAGCTTACCTGCAAAGGTGACAAAAACAGCCAGTACTGCGAGGGCACCTGCCCCATCAAGTGTCCCGGCAAGTGCCTGGTTCTCTGCCCAGGCTGCAAGACATACTGTG AGTGCGACTTATTCCCCGGCACGTCATGTGGGGACCCTCGTTTCACGGGCGCCGACGGGAACAACTTCTACTTCCATGGAAAGAAGGATCAGAACTTCTGTGTCGTCTCTGATGCTGGCCTCCACATCAACGCCCATTTCATCGGTAAACGCAACCCTGCTATGCGTCGTGACTTCACTTGGATCCAGGCTCTTGGCATCCGTTTTGCCGATCACCGCCTATACATGGGTGCCCAGAAGACCGTCATGTGGGATGATGAAGTGGACCGCCTCGAGCTGACATTTGATGGCATGCAAGTCGACATCCCCACTGAGATTGACGAGACATGGCAACCCACCACCGTGTCGGCGTTGACCGTCACGAGGACCTCCATGACCAACCGCATCAAAGTTGAGCTCAAGGGAGTGTTCAACATCCATGCTAGTGTGGTACCCATCACTGTGGAGGACTCTATTATCCACAACTACGGTGTGACGGAGGATGACAGCCTCGCCCACTTCGACCTCGGCTTCAAGTTCTATGACCTGACCGATGATGTCCACGGCGTGCTCGGCCAAACTTACCGCACTGACTATGTCAACAAGCTCAGTGTTAGCGCAAACATGCCAATCATGGGCGGTGCTCCGAACTATGTCACCTCCGATATCTTCGCCACTGACTGCAAGGTGGCCAGGTTCGGCCACCAGGCTGGGATCTCCATGGTCACTACCAGGGCCAGTTAA